A portion of the Scylla paramamosain isolate STU-SP2022 chromosome 2, ASM3559412v1, whole genome shotgun sequence genome contains these proteins:
- the LOC135107022 gene encoding craniofacial development protein 2-like, translating to MDMSQRRIRHNGVNGTYAIENDVDASPGRNSHAVQATVDRHQATVPKKPKRSKMRIATWNFRTMYKTGKKQNVENEMGRLNVNVLGLSEVRWPVVGCVETRTGGGFIYSGSQTNERGVGVMLDKMMKKCLIGYWAVSDRVIVVRLKGIPFNICITQVYAPTSEHDEEEVDQFYSEVNQAREQCKEHEVIIMMGNLNATVGLGRTGNIVGPHGLGQRNERGDRFVDWCLENEKVIANTWFSHHPRYLWTWKSPGDRARKPDRLYNNKREI from the coding sequence ATGGATATGTCACAAAGAAGAATACGCCACAACGGCGTTAATGGAACCTATGCTATTGAGAATGATGTGGATGCCTCGCCCGGTCGAAACAGTCACGCGGTACAGGCGACGGTCGACCGTCATCAAGCTACTGTACCAAAGAAACcgaaaagaagtaaaatgagGATCGCCACTTGGAACTTTAGAACAATgtataaaacaggaaaaaagcagaatgtggagaatgagatgggGAGGTTGAATGTGAATGTATTGGGTCTCAGTGAAGTGAGATGGCCAGTAGTTGGATGTGTTGAGACACGGACAGGAGGAGGTTTTATTTACTCTGGAAGTCAGACAAATGAGAGAGGGGTAGGGGTGATGCTagataaaatgatgaaaaaatgtcTAATTGGATACTGGGCTGTATCAGACAGAGTTATTGTAGTGCGCTTAAAAGGTATCCCTTTCAACATCTGCATTACACAAGTATATGCACCCACATCTGAACATGACGAAGAGGAAGTAGACCAATTTTATTCCGAAGTAAATCAAGCAAGAGAACAATGCAAAGAACATGAGGTTATAATAATGATGGGTAACCTTAATGCTACAGTTGGACTAGGAAGAACGGGAAACATTGTAGGTCCACATGGATTGGgacaaagaaatgagagaggtgatagGTTTGTTGACTGGTGTTTAGAGAATGAAAAAGTAATAGCAAACACATGGTTCAGTCATCATCCAAGATATCTCTGGACATGGAAAAGTCCTGGTGACAGAGCTAGAAAACCAGATAGATTATATAACAATAAACGAGAGATTTAG